Within Euwallacea fornicatus isolate EFF26 chromosome 32, ASM4011564v1, whole genome shotgun sequence, the genomic segment TGCCGGTCAAGAAACGCCTGAATTCACATGTAAGGGAATTTCGACGTTTCTACTCCGCATTACCCCTTTAGTTAGGTACttaataataagtttttgtacttacgaaaatattctttttgttgattttatttctttttacacGGTTAATAATTATATGCCAGTTGCTTGTACCTACCTTACTTCTAGAAAGTTTAGTGTAATTGTAATTATACTGCTATTATAAAGAATACTTGGACAGTTTCATGTTTCGTAAAAACGAACAGTTATTACCTGCATCCTTTAAACTGAAATTGTACACCTCCCATTCTTCAAAAAGTTCATCTATTCGTTATTGCGATATTGTAGGtgttaaagttatttaaaCTTCGAAATTTTGATTGGCAATCATCTAACGTGACTGGAAATGCTTTTAGTTTGTTCGATTTTAGAGTGGCAACAACACTAttctgtttaaatatttatacaagatatcactttttaatttaaaggctGACGTGTCAATAGTGCATCTCTTGGAccttttaacaatttttttcctaaagatTTTATTCATATCTGCAATCGGAACAGGCGCACTTGGCGCCATCTATGTGGCATTCCCGCAACATTTCAAAGAAAGAATTCGTGGTTGCCAGTCAAACGCTGTAGCAGTTGTCATCTGCCATCCatcattgatttttcattgttttttgttttattcttgacggtattattaagtttttgttgaaaacctattgaattattaaacttttcatatttaatattatttaaaatctttttaaacACCATCGTAATGGTGTGTGACAAATGCCAGAAAAAAGTTGGGACAGTGATCACCCCCGATCCTTGGAAAACCGGGGCCAGAAACACTACAGAGAGCGGGGGAAGAAAAGTAAACGAGAACAAGGCTCTGACTGCCTCGAAAAATAGATTCAACCCCTATAGCACTAAGTTTGAGACCTGCCGGTAAGTACCTTAAGTTTCCAAATATTTGTCCTTTGGACAACAACATAGGGCTGTCTTGGAATGTTTGATGTATCACTTACTGAACAAGTTAACCCGAGTGAGTTTCCAGTAAAGCATGTTGTAtggaaatcattaaaaatagttcAGACGAGTGTTTCACTATAGCCACTAGTGTAGAAGTTttgcttgttttcatttataataacaaaatgaGTTGTGGAAAATGTTGTATAATTTATTGGTtccaatttttattgcaatttaagcatgtaatatttacatattatacTCCAATTACAATggaattttcatataattgaGAACTTAGTAGCACAAAACTTTGTCCCAGCCTCTGCCCTGCAGGATCTGTATATTCCTACTAAAATATAGAGTACCCTAAACAGATAGAAAGAGAGAATGTAGAACTATGTAGTTAAATATCTTCTAGTAGTCTAGTATTGGTTtactgtatttttttcatatacataTTCTGCAGAATTTGTCGCCAAAAAGTGCACCAAGTAGGGTCACATTATTGCCAGCCCTGTGCCTACAAGAAAGCCATCTGTGCTATGTGTGGGAAGAAGATGATGAGTATCAAGAACTACCAGCAATCTTCAGCATAATTTATCAAAGTTTTGACTTAATGTTGCTGTGGTTTAGTGAAAtgaagtgaaaaaaaatttttttctgtgtaTAAATGCAAAAGAAGATATTATGTGTATAGTAATTCAGTTAAGGTGATTTATAGGGCAGGCAAATTGTGATGTTAATATAGACAATCTTGGTAATCATAAGAGATAGATAAATTGCTAAAGTTCGCTTGGCTTTCtatataaatatcaaaatttgctCACTCTGTGCAAATagtgtaaaaattaataattatgtgAAGTAATCTAAAGTTAGTTTGAATTAACATGTTACTTCCTTCTCTCTTATATTCATAGAATGAACATTGAATGTTTTCCTGATTTCCATTTCAATAGAAATTGTTCTTTGGATAAAGGTGTCAGTATACTTGATAGTTTTACTTTTGAGTTATTATTGATACATAGCAACTTCCACTCGTGGTTAACTGAAGAATTAGGAAATATGAACCGCAATAAGCACCAAAGCGGGTAAATTTATTGACCATTCCCTcgatttttatcgaaaaattcctTATCTTTATAAATAGATAAATTTGTCAGTATGCATTTACGATGGGTCCATTCTTAGCTAACTAATCATCTTACGAGTGTTTTACTGAAATTCTCCAATTCTACCTGGCCTATAGAACTTTTTGGGATCAATTGGTAGTTTACATTCAATTCAGTCAACTCAAATGATGAATGTGAGTAATCAAGTTTTCCAGTTATTATGTGTTCAATACGGTGAACATGTACAAATAGCAGATTTCTACTCTCTAATGTTGTATCTATATACATTGCTAGCGTCCCGAACTATAGATGTCGCCACCTATGCATTTGCTTTGAAACTGTGTTTGacgcatttaatttttattttttgccttAAAGATAAGTAAAGTAAATATGTGTTTGCACActatgaaacaaaaaaacaatctgTTTTGACCCGTTTTTCCCTTTAAACACATATATTCCACGCCGTGATGTACCGAACCCCCGCTCAGAAACTTAATATTAACATTCCTCTCCCGATATCCGTATTCATACACCCTGCAATACGTCAAGCTCTCCCCGGGGCACTTTGGGGATTTCGCCCACTGCACGTGCAGCTACAAGCGGTCTCATTAAGTTAACGAAGCCACGTGCACTAACGTCCCGGTAATCCTACACGTGCAATATAGGAGTCCAAAGGAGAAGGGAACTTTTCCCCaataaattcttttgtttCGTTCGTTACTACTACAGGGGATCAAAAAACTTTGGTCGAGAAAAAATGTGGAATCGAGCTACAATACAGCTGATAATATATGAAGTTGAGAACTTTGTGATTAATTTCTTAGATTGTTGGAATTGTAGAAGATTTAAGTTGGGATAGTAGGGTTCTGCGTTTGGTGCTATCACCGTAGATTTAATCTGAATGATTTTGGTGTCTGCAGTACTAAGACACAATGACATTTTGACGTTATTCGCAGGATTAGTTGCATTTCCCCcgtgtttttcgattttttttttacaaactgGAGGCATTCGCAGAGCGTGCATCCTCCAAATATTTCCTGCACAACCAGTATTTACTTCGTCAGACacaatttatacttttttaaaattgtcaaattaacaTTCCGCTGAAATTGCGTATGAAATCACTGAAAACTggtgagaaaaataaaaccagTTGAGCAAGTGCACGTAAGTTACAGGCACAAGCAAAAGTATTACTTGTCCCATCTTCATCCAACCAGCCTTAACAAAGCGAACATAGAATGACCCATAGCATGCCGGAAATTCCTCAGATGAGCCACCATGTACAATTATAAACTTTCAAGTTCGAAAACTCATGTGTTTGGTGTGATAAAATTAAGTAAGAAAGATGAAGATGGCAAGAGCAGCGGTACTTCTGTAAGCATCTGCATCTTGCGCATCTTCCAATTTGGGATTTTATAAACCGTGTTTGACCGAGTTTGTTCGGTTTTTTTTATACCAGATTAGTTTATgaattttctgcatttttcaGTTAACGCGAAATTCCCAAATTTTAACCCCGTTACATCCTCAATTTTGAGGCGCTTTACTCCTCGCAATTGAAAGCTGCTTCTCGTACACCCgaagatttttttgtgaacGAGGCATTAACGACGTCTAACGCCTGCAACCGAACCAAAGGTGTATTTCTTTTAGCGCCGCCGGCGTCGCGACGTTATTTCGGGCCCGCGGTGATTCGTAGGACACGTGTTCCAGACCATGTGTTGGCCACAGCTTAAGATCCTGACGGAAAAATGAGTTTTCGTTTTGTTGAAAGTCAGTTGCGCAGCCGGAAAATTGTCTGTACTCAATTGGTATTAATCTGCGAAGATTTTGACCAGTCACGTCACCTGGGGGCAATGGGGGACTCAAGACACCCCTTGGCTGATAACTGGTAGCGGTGGAAGTTGCAGGAAATAAGCTGAAGTTGAAATGTAGTTGCCGACGCCTATGTTAACGAAAACATTTGGTACATCCCCGAAATAGCGCAAAACAGCTGTCGCACCTGGTCGGGCATTTTTTCCCGactgtccaaaaatattttcgacaGTACTTTTCCTGATggtcttttatttattgtcgCCGCCTGCTTGCAGGTCTCATCTCGATCCAGAATTGATTGTTTCACTTGGACTCTGTACCACATTTTCCGGGTCTTCCTTGAACGACGCGGACGTTCGTTCCATGTGCGGTTTTGCTTGAAATAGCAAATTATCCAGGGACTTAGCTTATTGATCGCGCCGGCCATTTTGGCCCCGGAAAATCGCGTTGCCAGGCGACCTAAAGTGCCCCGAGCCAGTGAAAATCCTGCCTTTCTCCCCCTGTCCTCTACGTCTCCCTTTCCAAGGGCACCACCAAAGAAGGCTTCATGTAATTTGATGTTAATTCTGGCAAATCAGTCAGTCTTGTGGCATTAAGCACATGCACTAATGAATCACACTCGCAACAAACATCGCAGAACAGATGTTTAGCCCCGAAATAATACCTATAAGATTGgctttgattatttttgttcGGGTCTGAGTAGGAGGCTGGAACGTAGACGTTCGGCACATTTTAAGAATGCTTTATTTTCCCAACTTTTCCAtcagaaatatttcaagaaaaattaaatcgttaTTTTCCTCCTAAAGACGGATTTCGTGGACGTTCCGGCAACCTTGCCCCCCTAAATGTCAGCGCGTTTCTcctgtcaaattttgacgtgCACGTTTGGAAACGAGGGCACAGCCTGATTTTACTTCTCATCGAGAAGTAGTTTCGCGGTTTTTCGGAATGGTTCTATGagaaattaattcttaaaacaCCAAAGATTTTGGCAACGCCGAATGGTGCTTATAGCGCCAGATGAGTTTTCAGCGGCAGAAAATTTACACTTTCCTGACGCAAATAGAAATAGAAAGAAAACCCCGTTTTCTGCCGCAATCGACCAATAAGCTTCCTTCTTTTCGTAACTCCCACAGACTTTCCACAACTCATTTTCGTCATCGTTCTCTTTGAAGACAATTCCGGCGCACCGTGTTACTTTTTCCCAAATTTAATCGGTATTGTGGAAAGTAAAGAGTTTTCATAACGCAAATTAAGGAAACTTCTCCCGTTGTTTccgaatattttgaaaatggacgTCAGCATGCGAACGCTGAATTTTTTGCACCCGAGTTCCTAAATGAACCAAAATTGCAGCGATTCTTATTCCTAAAATTAGCCACCTCCATGCTTTCCACGACGGAGTAGCCCCTATCCTCCATTTTCTTTCATCCACTCGGCAACATCGCTTCCAATTCCGCGAGACATGTCTGTCAAAGTCCGATCAAACTGCTGTCAATCGCCATTTTACCGTTTCTCCGGTCTAATACGCATCAAATCCCGCGGGACGTACGAactttttctcgaaaatctcAACGTCATCACATTACTCGATCGCGACAGCTCTATCAAAACGACCACGTGGTTGTAATCTAAACATGACTTTTATGGGGCTTAGCGTGATGTCAAAACCCCGTTTAATAACCGGGGGCGAGTAAATGCCAGCGCCCCCATCGCGCGGCACACCCCTGTTACGTTTCAACCCCATAAAACCCAATAAAATCCCATAATTAAAACATGCGATGGCATTTATTGTGATTCCTCATCTCGCCCTTCATGGGCCGCAAGAGGCGGGGGAGTGCCCACCCCCTGGGCGATCAATAAGTCACGAAGATGCTTAGGGATGTTGTGCGAAAGTGACGAAACTGTCCGGTAATGGTGTGTTATTTTGCTTGGCAACAAATAAGATAAAAAGCGCGGTTGAACCACAGTTGTTGAACTATAAGCATACCGCGATTTCTCAACCACAAAGGAAGGTTTTTGTGGGATGGTTACCCAAGATAACATTTTAGTCAGCCGAGTCGCTCTCTTTGAACACCTGAGCCATTATATCTCGGGTATAGGCTGTGCCAGGTGGTCGAACCACTTTGATGGGTTCTCtggtaattttttgaaatctatttttaatgctGATTGGTTCAAGGAGAGAATCGCTTGAATATAGATCTGCATAGTAAGGCCAGCAGATACGCCACGATTCTCAGTTGTTTATCAGGTTGTAACtacatatgtattttaaaatcacaCGACGCTAAGTCCGCTCTAACGGCAGGCCAAGgagagaaaattattgttcactCGGAAATTGCGAagc encodes:
- the LOC136348176 gene encoding cysteine-rich PDZ-binding protein yields the protein MVCDKCQKKVGTVITPDPWKTGARNTTESGGRKVNENKALTASKNRFNPYSTKFETCRICRQKVHQVGSHYCQPCAYKKAICAMCGKKMMSIKNYQQSSA